The proteins below come from a single Streptococcus porcinus genomic window:
- a CDS encoding SdrD B-like domain-containing protein — MIIQQLTVDLLKKHTIGYTVWDDTNHNGIQDPGEPGISGVTVTLTNPDGSTQTTTTDSNGHYGFTELSDGDYTVTFETPKGYQPTIANTGDDTKDSDGQVVKVTVAGSDNPTIDSGFVKETHTIGDTVWEDTNHNGIQDPGEPGISGVTVTLTNPDGSTQTTTTDSNGHYGFTELSDGDYTVTFETPKGYQPTIANTGDDTKDSDGQVVKVTVAGSDNSTIDSGFVKEATPELPQTPNSEATSHSESQSTTTSQSASAAPKSSTSNETLPYTGTEESTSLYGSAALAILVAMGLVKSNSKEQE, encoded by the coding sequence ATGATAATCCAACAATTGACAGTGGATTTGTTAAAGAAACACACAATTGGATATACAGTTTGGGATGATACCAACCATAATGGCATTCAAGACCCAGGTGAGCCAGGAATTTCAGGCGTGACAGTCACATTGACTAATCCAGATGGTTCAACTCAAACCACCACCACAGATAGCAATGGCCATTATGGGTTCACAGAATTATCAGATGGAGATTACACAGTAACGTTCGAAACACCAAAAGGCTATCAGCCAACGATAGCTAATACAGGCGATGATACGAAAGATTCAGATGGTCAAGTTGTCAAGGTAACTGTTGCAGGAAGTGATAATCCAACAATTGATAGTGGATTTGTTAAAGAAACACACACAATTGGAGATACAGTTTGGGAAGATACCAACCATAATGGCATTCAAGATCCAGGTGAGCCAGGGATTTCAGGCGTGACAGTCACATTGACTAATCCAGATGGTTCAACTCAAACCACCACCACAGATAGCAATGGCCATTATGGGTTCACAGAATTATCAGATGGAGATTACACAGTAACGTTCGAAACACCAAAAGGTTATCAGCCAACGATAGCTAATACAGGCGATGATACGAAAGATTCAGATGGTCAAGTTGTCAAGGTAACTGTTGCAGGAAGTGATAATTCAACAATTGATAGTGGATTTGTTAAAGAGGCGACACCAGAGTTACCTCAAACCCCTAATTCTGAAGCTACAAGTCATTCGGAATCGCAATCAACAACTACAAGTCAGTCAGCGTCAGCCGCTCCAAAATCAAGTACAAGTAACGAAACGCTTCCATATACAGGTACAGAAGAAAGTACAAGTTTATACGGATCTGCAGCTTTAGCGATACTTGTAGCAATGGGACTTGTCAAAAGCAACTCTAAAGAACAAGAATAG